A window from Temnothorax longispinosus isolate EJ_2023e chromosome 1, Tlon_JGU_v1, whole genome shotgun sequence encodes these proteins:
- the LOC139814632 gene encoding uncharacterized protein isoform X1 codes for MTWDRYDVQWYMVSLHVQKLILFLVQRGAKNFTLAVDELFIGLLECFATLCSGVHRDMICIETQYFSLNRILLLVMGLWPYKQSKLVRLHFIFFLSILTSAILFQFTSFLTVKYTSDLAIKVFSTTLFFILFLIKYIAFAVNIENMKDLLTQLQYTYNGLRDKYENIIIEKYSDNGKWYTITLIIVAICSVFALIVAQFWSSIYDVVLSRNVTESRHLLITTEYFIDPEKYFYLIVLHICAAFCIGCTAMIAIGTMLIAYLQHTCGMFRISSYRIKRVMKINMLQNMTLKNENLIFKEIISAIDIHRQAMKLSELLVSKFEIMLFCLIGVGVISLSLNLFRIFQIRESEDNINEFLFPAISVISCILYMFISNYIGQDVINHTDHVFITAYSIQWYLAPLHIQKIILFLLQRNAKNFTLGVGGLFIGSLECFATLVKASVSYFTVMYSVQ; via the exons atgacaTGGGATAGATACGATGTTCAATGGTATATGGTTTCGTTAcatgtacaaaaattaatactttttctagTGCAAAGAGGCGccaaaaattttactttggcTGTGGATGAACTATTTATTGGATTATTAGAGTGTTTCGCCACG TTATGTTCTGGAGTTCATAGAGATATGATCTGCATTGAGACCCAATATTTCAGTCTTAACAGGATTCTTCTGCTCGTTATGGGTTTGTGGCCCTATAAACAATCAAAACTCGTCCGTCTTCACTTCATCTTTTTCCTCAGTATTTTGACAAGCGCTATTTTGTTTCAA tTTACTTCATTTTTGACTGTTAAATATACTTCCGACCTTGCCATTAAGGTTTTTTCTACTacacttttctttattttatttctaataaaatacatcGCATTTGCTGTTAATATTGAAAAC ATGAAAGATTTACTGACGCAACttcaatatacatacaatGGTCTAAGAGATAAATatgaaaacattattatagaaaagtaTAGTGACAACGGCAAATGGTACACGATTACACTCATTA TAGTTGCCATTTGTAGCGTATTTGCTCTTATTGTTGCCCAATTTTGGTCAAGTATCTACGACGTCGTTTTATCGAGAAACGTAACTGAATCTCGTCATTTGCTTATTACAAcggaatattttatcgatccagaaaaatatttttatttaatcgtgTTGCATATATGTGCAGCTTTTTGCATAGGATGTACCGCGATGATAGCGATAGGAACGATGCTTATAGCATATCTCCAACATACTTGCGGAATGTTTAGGATCTCAAG TTATCGTATTAAACGCGTAATGAAGATCAATATGCTGCAAAATATGActttaaaaaatgagaatttgatatttaaagaaataataagtgCCATTGATATTCATCGGCAAGCTATGAA ATTATCTGAGTTGTTGGTATCTAAATTTGAGATAATGCTGTTTTGCTTAATAGGAGTTGGAGTGATTTCTTTGAGCCTCAATCTTTTCCGA ATTTTTCAGATTAGGGAATCTGAAGATAACAtcaacgaatttttatttcccgCTATATCCGTAATATCctgtattttatacatgtttATTTCCAACTATATCGGGCAAGATGTTATAAATCACACTGATCACGTATTCATTACTGC ATACAGCATTCAATGGTATCTAGCTCCTTtacacattcaaaaaattatactttttctgTTGCAAAGAAACGCCAAAAACTTTACTTTGGGTGTCGGTGGATTGTTTATTGGATCGTTAGAATGTTTTGCGACG cTGGTGAAGGCTTCGGTATCTTACTTTACCGTTATGTATTCTGTACAGtaa
- the LOC139814632 gene encoding uncharacterized protein isoform X6, producing MTWDRYDVQWYMVSLHVQKLILFLVQRGAKNFTLAVDELFIGLLECFATLCSGVHRDMICIETQYFSLNRILLLVMGLWPYKQSKLVRLHFIFFLSILTSAILFQFTSFLTVKYTSDLAIKVFSTTLFFILFLIKYIAFAVNIENMKDLLTQLQYTYNGLRDKYENIIIEKYSDNGKWYTITLIIVAICSVFALIVAQFWSSIYDVVLSRNVTESRHLLITTEYFIDPEKYFYLIVLHICAAFCIGCTAMIAIGTMLIAYLQHTCGMFRISSYRIKRVMKINMLQNMTLKNENLIFKEIISAIDIHRQAMKSWSDFFEPQSFPNFSD from the exons atgacaTGGGATAGATACGATGTTCAATGGTATATGGTTTCGTTAcatgtacaaaaattaatactttttctagTGCAAAGAGGCGccaaaaattttactttggcTGTGGATGAACTATTTATTGGATTATTAGAGTGTTTCGCCACG TTATGTTCTGGAGTTCATAGAGATATGATCTGCATTGAGACCCAATATTTCAGTCTTAACAGGATTCTTCTGCTCGTTATGGGTTTGTGGCCCTATAAACAATCAAAACTCGTCCGTCTTCACTTCATCTTTTTCCTCAGTATTTTGACAAGCGCTATTTTGTTTCAA tTTACTTCATTTTTGACTGTTAAATATACTTCCGACCTTGCCATTAAGGTTTTTTCTACTacacttttctttattttatttctaataaaatacatcGCATTTGCTGTTAATATTGAAAAC ATGAAAGATTTACTGACGCAACttcaatatacatacaatGGTCTAAGAGATAAATatgaaaacattattatagaaaagtaTAGTGACAACGGCAAATGGTACACGATTACACTCATTA TAGTTGCCATTTGTAGCGTATTTGCTCTTATTGTTGCCCAATTTTGGTCAAGTATCTACGACGTCGTTTTATCGAGAAACGTAACTGAATCTCGTCATTTGCTTATTACAAcggaatattttatcgatccagaaaaatatttttatttaatcgtgTTGCATATATGTGCAGCTTTTTGCATAGGATGTACCGCGATGATAGCGATAGGAACGATGCTTATAGCATATCTCCAACATACTTGCGGAATGTTTAGGATCTCAAG TTATCGTATTAAACGCGTAATGAAGATCAATATGCTGCAAAATATGActttaaaaaatgagaatttgatatttaaagaaataataagtgCCATTGATATTCATCGGCAAGCTATGAA GAGTTGGAGTGATTTCTTTGAGCCTCAATCTTTTCCGA ATTTTTCAGATTAG
- the LOC139814632 gene encoding uncharacterized protein isoform X4 has product MICIETQYFSLNRILLLVMGLWPYKQSKLVRLHFIFFLSILTSAILFQFTSFLTVKYTSDLAIKVFSTTLFFILFLIKYIAFAVNIENMKDLLTQLQYTYNGLRDKYENIIIEKYSDNGKWYTITLIIVAICSVFALIVAQFWSSIYDVVLSRNVTESRHLLITTEYFIDPEKYFYLIVLHICAAFCIGCTAMIAIGTMLIAYLQHTCGMFRISSYRIKRVMKINMLQNMTLKNENLIFKEIISAIDIHRQAMKLSELLVSKFEIMLFCLIGVGVISLSLNLFRIFQIRESEDNINEFLFPAISVISCILYMFISNYIGQDVINHTDHVFITAYSIQWYLAPLHIQKIILFLLQRNAKNFTLGVGGLFIGSLECFATLVKASVSYFTVMYSVQ; this is encoded by the exons ATGATCTGCATTGAGACCCAATATTTCAGTCTTAACAGGATTCTTCTGCTCGTTATGGGTTTGTGGCCCTATAAACAATCAAAACTCGTCCGTCTTCACTTCATCTTTTTCCTCAGTATTTTGACAAGCGCTATTTTGTTTCAA tTTACTTCATTTTTGACTGTTAAATATACTTCCGACCTTGCCATTAAGGTTTTTTCTACTacacttttctttattttatttctaataaaatacatcGCATTTGCTGTTAATATTGAAAAC ATGAAAGATTTACTGACGCAACttcaatatacatacaatGGTCTAAGAGATAAATatgaaaacattattatagaaaagtaTAGTGACAACGGCAAATGGTACACGATTACACTCATTA TAGTTGCCATTTGTAGCGTATTTGCTCTTATTGTTGCCCAATTTTGGTCAAGTATCTACGACGTCGTTTTATCGAGAAACGTAACTGAATCTCGTCATTTGCTTATTACAAcggaatattttatcgatccagaaaaatatttttatttaatcgtgTTGCATATATGTGCAGCTTTTTGCATAGGATGTACCGCGATGATAGCGATAGGAACGATGCTTATAGCATATCTCCAACATACTTGCGGAATGTTTAGGATCTCAAG TTATCGTATTAAACGCGTAATGAAGATCAATATGCTGCAAAATATGActttaaaaaatgagaatttgatatttaaagaaataataagtgCCATTGATATTCATCGGCAAGCTATGAA ATTATCTGAGTTGTTGGTATCTAAATTTGAGATAATGCTGTTTTGCTTAATAGGAGTTGGAGTGATTTCTTTGAGCCTCAATCTTTTCCGA ATTTTTCAGATTAGGGAATCTGAAGATAACAtcaacgaatttttatttcccgCTATATCCGTAATATCctgtattttatacatgtttATTTCCAACTATATCGGGCAAGATGTTATAAATCACACTGATCACGTATTCATTACTGC ATACAGCATTCAATGGTATCTAGCTCCTTtacacattcaaaaaattatactttttctgTTGCAAAGAAACGCCAAAAACTTTACTTTGGGTGTCGGTGGATTGTTTATTGGATCGTTAGAATGTTTTGCGACG cTGGTGAAGGCTTCGGTATCTTACTTTACCGTTATGTATTCTGTACAGtaa
- the LOC139814632 gene encoding uncharacterized protein isoform X7, whose translation MKDLLTQLQYTYNGLRDKYENIIIEKYSDNGKWYTITLIIVAICSVFALIVAQFWSSIYDVVLSRNVTESRHLLITTEYFIDPEKYFYLIVLHICAAFCIGCTAMIAIGTMLIAYLQHTCGMFRISSYRIKRVMKINMLQNMTLKNENLIFKEIISAIDIHRQAMKLSELLVSKFEIMLFCLIGVGVISLSLNLFRIFQIRESEDNINEFLFPAISVISCILYMFISNYIGQDVINHTDHVFITAYSIQWYLAPLHIQKIILFLLQRNAKNFTLGVGGLFIGSLECFATLVKASVSYFTVMYSVQ comes from the exons ATGAAAGATTTACTGACGCAACttcaatatacatacaatGGTCTAAGAGATAAATatgaaaacattattatagaaaagtaTAGTGACAACGGCAAATGGTACACGATTACACTCATTA TAGTTGCCATTTGTAGCGTATTTGCTCTTATTGTTGCCCAATTTTGGTCAAGTATCTACGACGTCGTTTTATCGAGAAACGTAACTGAATCTCGTCATTTGCTTATTACAAcggaatattttatcgatccagaaaaatatttttatttaatcgtgTTGCATATATGTGCAGCTTTTTGCATAGGATGTACCGCGATGATAGCGATAGGAACGATGCTTATAGCATATCTCCAACATACTTGCGGAATGTTTAGGATCTCAAG TTATCGTATTAAACGCGTAATGAAGATCAATATGCTGCAAAATATGActttaaaaaatgagaatttgatatttaaagaaataataagtgCCATTGATATTCATCGGCAAGCTATGAA ATTATCTGAGTTGTTGGTATCTAAATTTGAGATAATGCTGTTTTGCTTAATAGGAGTTGGAGTGATTTCTTTGAGCCTCAATCTTTTCCGA ATTTTTCAGATTAGGGAATCTGAAGATAACAtcaacgaatttttatttcccgCTATATCCGTAATATCctgtattttatacatgtttATTTCCAACTATATCGGGCAAGATGTTATAAATCACACTGATCACGTATTCATTACTGC ATACAGCATTCAATGGTATCTAGCTCCTTtacacattcaaaaaattatactttttctgTTGCAAAGAAACGCCAAAAACTTTACTTTGGGTGTCGGTGGATTGTTTATTGGATCGTTAGAATGTTTTGCGACG cTGGTGAAGGCTTCGGTATCTTACTTTACCGTTATGTATTCTGTACAGtaa
- the LOC139814632 gene encoding uncharacterized protein isoform X5 → MTWDRYDVQWYMVSLHVQKLILFLVQRGAKNFTLAVDELFIGLLECFATLCSGVHRDMICIETQYFSLNRILLLVMGLWPYKQSKLVRLHFIFFLSILTSAILFQFTSFLTVKYTSDLAIKVFSTTLFFILFLIKYIAFAVNIENMKDLLTQLQYTYNGLRDKYENIIIEKYSDNGKWYTITLITFCIGCTAMIAIGTMLIAYLQHTCGMFRISSYRIKRVMKINMLQNMTLKNENLIFKEIISAIDIHRQAMKLSELLVSKFEIMLFCLIGVGVISLSLNLFRIFQIRESEDNINEFLFPAISVISCILYMFISNYIGQDVINHTDHVFITAYSIQWYLAPLHIQKIILFLLQRNAKNFTLGVGGLFIGSLECFATLVKASVSYFTVMYSVQ, encoded by the exons atgacaTGGGATAGATACGATGTTCAATGGTATATGGTTTCGTTAcatgtacaaaaattaatactttttctagTGCAAAGAGGCGccaaaaattttactttggcTGTGGATGAACTATTTATTGGATTATTAGAGTGTTTCGCCACG TTATGTTCTGGAGTTCATAGAGATATGATCTGCATTGAGACCCAATATTTCAGTCTTAACAGGATTCTTCTGCTCGTTATGGGTTTGTGGCCCTATAAACAATCAAAACTCGTCCGTCTTCACTTCATCTTTTTCCTCAGTATTTTGACAAGCGCTATTTTGTTTCAA tTTACTTCATTTTTGACTGTTAAATATACTTCCGACCTTGCCATTAAGGTTTTTTCTACTacacttttctttattttatttctaataaaatacatcGCATTTGCTGTTAATATTGAAAAC ATGAAAGATTTACTGACGCAACttcaatatacatacaatGGTCTAAGAGATAAATatgaaaacattattatagaaaagtaTAGTGACAACGGCAAATGGTACACGATTACACTCATTA CTTTTTGCATAGGATGTACCGCGATGATAGCGATAGGAACGATGCTTATAGCATATCTCCAACATACTTGCGGAATGTTTAGGATCTCAAG TTATCGTATTAAACGCGTAATGAAGATCAATATGCTGCAAAATATGActttaaaaaatgagaatttgatatttaaagaaataataagtgCCATTGATATTCATCGGCAAGCTATGAA ATTATCTGAGTTGTTGGTATCTAAATTTGAGATAATGCTGTTTTGCTTAATAGGAGTTGGAGTGATTTCTTTGAGCCTCAATCTTTTCCGA ATTTTTCAGATTAGGGAATCTGAAGATAACAtcaacgaatttttatttcccgCTATATCCGTAATATCctgtattttatacatgtttATTTCCAACTATATCGGGCAAGATGTTATAAATCACACTGATCACGTATTCATTACTGC ATACAGCATTCAATGGTATCTAGCTCCTTtacacattcaaaaaattatactttttctgTTGCAAAGAAACGCCAAAAACTTTACTTTGGGTGTCGGTGGATTGTTTATTGGATCGTTAGAATGTTTTGCGACG cTGGTGAAGGCTTCGGTATCTTACTTTACCGTTATGTATTCTGTACAGtaa
- the LOC139814632 gene encoding uncharacterized protein isoform X3 produces the protein MTWDRYDVQWYMVSLHVQKLILFLVQRGAKNFTLAVDELFIGLLECFATLCSGVHRDMICIETQYFSLNRILLLVMGLWPYKQSKLVRLHFIFFLSILTSAILFQMKDLLTQLQYTYNGLRDKYENIIIEKYSDNGKWYTITLIIVAICSVFALIVAQFWSSIYDVVLSRNVTESRHLLITTEYFIDPEKYFYLIVLHICAAFCIGCTAMIAIGTMLIAYLQHTCGMFRISSYRIKRVMKINMLQNMTLKNENLIFKEIISAIDIHRQAMKLSELLVSKFEIMLFCLIGVGVISLSLNLFRIFQIRESEDNINEFLFPAISVISCILYMFISNYIGQDVINHTDHVFITAYSIQWYLAPLHIQKIILFLLQRNAKNFTLGVGGLFIGSLECFATLVKASVSYFTVMYSVQ, from the exons atgacaTGGGATAGATACGATGTTCAATGGTATATGGTTTCGTTAcatgtacaaaaattaatactttttctagTGCAAAGAGGCGccaaaaattttactttggcTGTGGATGAACTATTTATTGGATTATTAGAGTGTTTCGCCACG TTATGTTCTGGAGTTCATAGAGATATGATCTGCATTGAGACCCAATATTTCAGTCTTAACAGGATTCTTCTGCTCGTTATGGGTTTGTGGCCCTATAAACAATCAAAACTCGTCCGTCTTCACTTCATCTTTTTCCTCAGTATTTTGACAAGCGCTATTTTGTTTCAA ATGAAAGATTTACTGACGCAACttcaatatacatacaatGGTCTAAGAGATAAATatgaaaacattattatagaaaagtaTAGTGACAACGGCAAATGGTACACGATTACACTCATTA TAGTTGCCATTTGTAGCGTATTTGCTCTTATTGTTGCCCAATTTTGGTCAAGTATCTACGACGTCGTTTTATCGAGAAACGTAACTGAATCTCGTCATTTGCTTATTACAAcggaatattttatcgatccagaaaaatatttttatttaatcgtgTTGCATATATGTGCAGCTTTTTGCATAGGATGTACCGCGATGATAGCGATAGGAACGATGCTTATAGCATATCTCCAACATACTTGCGGAATGTTTAGGATCTCAAG TTATCGTATTAAACGCGTAATGAAGATCAATATGCTGCAAAATATGActttaaaaaatgagaatttgatatttaaagaaataataagtgCCATTGATATTCATCGGCAAGCTATGAA ATTATCTGAGTTGTTGGTATCTAAATTTGAGATAATGCTGTTTTGCTTAATAGGAGTTGGAGTGATTTCTTTGAGCCTCAATCTTTTCCGA ATTTTTCAGATTAGGGAATCTGAAGATAACAtcaacgaatttttatttcccgCTATATCCGTAATATCctgtattttatacatgtttATTTCCAACTATATCGGGCAAGATGTTATAAATCACACTGATCACGTATTCATTACTGC ATACAGCATTCAATGGTATCTAGCTCCTTtacacattcaaaaaattatactttttctgTTGCAAAGAAACGCCAAAAACTTTACTTTGGGTGTCGGTGGATTGTTTATTGGATCGTTAGAATGTTTTGCGACG cTGGTGAAGGCTTCGGTATCTTACTTTACCGTTATGTATTCTGTACAGtaa
- the LOC139814632 gene encoding uncharacterized protein isoform X2 — MTWDRYDVQWYMVSLHVQKLILFLVQRGAKNFTLAVDELFIGLLECFATLCSGVHRDMICIETQYFSLNRILLLVMGLWPYKQSKLVRLHFIFFLSILTSAILFQFTSFLTVKYTSDLAIKVFSTTLFFILFLIKYIAFAVNIENMKDLLTQLQYTYNGLRDKYENIIIEKYSDNGKWYTITLIIVAICSVFALIVAQFWSSIYDVVLSRNVTESRHLLITTEYFIDPEKYFYLIVLHICAAFCIGCTAMIAIGTMLIAYLQHTCGMFRISSYRIKRVMKINMLQNMTLKNENLIFKEIISAIDIHRQAMKLSELLVSKFEIMLFCLIGVGVISLSLNLFRIFQIRESEDNINEFLFPAISVISCILYMFISNYIGQDVINHTDHVFITANAKNFTLGVGGLFIGSLECFATLVKASVSYFTVMYSVQ; from the exons atgacaTGGGATAGATACGATGTTCAATGGTATATGGTTTCGTTAcatgtacaaaaattaatactttttctagTGCAAAGAGGCGccaaaaattttactttggcTGTGGATGAACTATTTATTGGATTATTAGAGTGTTTCGCCACG TTATGTTCTGGAGTTCATAGAGATATGATCTGCATTGAGACCCAATATTTCAGTCTTAACAGGATTCTTCTGCTCGTTATGGGTTTGTGGCCCTATAAACAATCAAAACTCGTCCGTCTTCACTTCATCTTTTTCCTCAGTATTTTGACAAGCGCTATTTTGTTTCAA tTTACTTCATTTTTGACTGTTAAATATACTTCCGACCTTGCCATTAAGGTTTTTTCTACTacacttttctttattttatttctaataaaatacatcGCATTTGCTGTTAATATTGAAAAC ATGAAAGATTTACTGACGCAACttcaatatacatacaatGGTCTAAGAGATAAATatgaaaacattattatagaaaagtaTAGTGACAACGGCAAATGGTACACGATTACACTCATTA TAGTTGCCATTTGTAGCGTATTTGCTCTTATTGTTGCCCAATTTTGGTCAAGTATCTACGACGTCGTTTTATCGAGAAACGTAACTGAATCTCGTCATTTGCTTATTACAAcggaatattttatcgatccagaaaaatatttttatttaatcgtgTTGCATATATGTGCAGCTTTTTGCATAGGATGTACCGCGATGATAGCGATAGGAACGATGCTTATAGCATATCTCCAACATACTTGCGGAATGTTTAGGATCTCAAG TTATCGTATTAAACGCGTAATGAAGATCAATATGCTGCAAAATATGActttaaaaaatgagaatttgatatttaaagaaataataagtgCCATTGATATTCATCGGCAAGCTATGAA ATTATCTGAGTTGTTGGTATCTAAATTTGAGATAATGCTGTTTTGCTTAATAGGAGTTGGAGTGATTTCTTTGAGCCTCAATCTTTTCCGA ATTTTTCAGATTAGGGAATCTGAAGATAACAtcaacgaatttttatttcccgCTATATCCGTAATATCctgtattttatacatgtttATTTCCAACTATATCGGGCAAGATGTTATAAATCACACTGATCACGTATTCATTACTGC AAACGCCAAAAACTTTACTTTGGGTGTCGGTGGATTGTTTATTGGATCGTTAGAATGTTTTGCGACG cTGGTGAAGGCTTCGGTATCTTACTTTACCGTTATGTATTCTGTACAGtaa